The following are from one region of the Rhodopirellula bahusiensis genome:
- a CDS encoding HlyD family secretion protein, with product MIHGLHSSDDFASMQLVRTGNWIRFVGKVTFVGLVLSIIAMLFVPWQQTARGVGTVVAIDPQERPQPVRSPSKGVVDFVKAGLREGSYVEQDELLLRLSPFAVDGVSQIDTQIIAMESKEAAALSGLEVAKQAVLLQENGGKSLTESLKQDLEASKQKWEQAKNEVTSMEAELQDKRNQLRIAEDVADKGLVSREELFSKRQAVESQNAKVQKAQNAVHELSASLISKEEEIEAKLQDIAIKNRDAEQKVLDAMQKINTIEKEILDLRNKRGELDRLEIRAPRSGRIQQWFGVEGSDTIKEGDQLFVIVPDTDELAVEMKVSGNDMPLVQEGAQVRLQFEGWPAVQFVGWPSVAVGTFGGKVNRVFPTDDGRGYFRVLVTPDNHFDRENGWPDDRYLRQGVRANGWVLLNRVPLGREIWRQLNGFPPVVADQEPEKSNDKASKVKLPKA from the coding sequence ATGATTCACGGCCTTCATTCATCCGACGACTTCGCATCGATGCAACTCGTCCGCACCGGGAATTGGATCCGGTTCGTCGGCAAAGTCACCTTTGTCGGCTTGGTGCTGTCGATCATTGCGATGCTGTTCGTCCCATGGCAACAAACCGCGAGAGGCGTCGGAACGGTGGTTGCGATCGATCCTCAAGAACGCCCGCAACCCGTCCGCAGCCCCTCCAAAGGCGTCGTGGATTTTGTGAAGGCGGGTCTGCGAGAAGGCAGCTACGTCGAACAAGACGAACTGCTGCTGCGATTGTCCCCGTTCGCGGTTGATGGCGTCTCGCAAATCGACACGCAAATCATCGCGATGGAATCCAAGGAAGCCGCGGCACTGTCTGGTCTGGAAGTCGCCAAGCAAGCCGTTTTGTTGCAAGAGAACGGCGGAAAGAGTTTGACTGAATCATTGAAACAAGACCTCGAGGCCTCCAAACAAAAATGGGAGCAGGCCAAAAACGAAGTGACATCCATGGAGGCGGAACTGCAAGACAAACGCAATCAATTGCGAATCGCGGAGGACGTCGCCGACAAAGGCTTGGTCTCTCGCGAGGAATTGTTCAGCAAACGACAAGCGGTTGAGTCGCAGAACGCCAAGGTGCAAAAGGCTCAAAACGCGGTTCACGAATTGTCGGCCTCGCTGATTTCGAAGGAAGAAGAGATCGAAGCGAAACTGCAAGACATTGCGATCAAGAACCGAGACGCCGAACAAAAGGTTCTCGACGCGATGCAGAAGATCAACACAATCGAAAAAGAGATCCTGGATCTGCGGAACAAACGTGGCGAACTCGACCGATTGGAAATTCGTGCCCCACGTTCGGGCCGCATCCAACAATGGTTCGGTGTCGAAGGCAGCGACACGATCAAGGAAGGTGACCAGCTATTTGTGATCGTTCCCGACACCGATGAATTGGCGGTCGAGATGAAAGTCAGCGGCAACGACATGCCTTTGGTCCAGGAAGGGGCCCAAGTTCGCTTGCAATTCGAAGGCTGGCCCGCGGTTCAGTTTGTCGGGTGGCCCTCCGTCGCCGTTGGCACCTTTGGCGGCAAAGTCAACCGAGTCTTCCCGACCGACGATGGAAGAGGATATTTTCGCGTGCTGGTGACCCCGGATAATCATTTTGATCGGGAGAATGGTTGGCCAGATGACCGATATCTCCGACAGGGTGTCCGCGCAAATGGCTGGGTGCTCTTGAACCGTGTTCCACTGGGCCGAGAGATATGGCGTCAATTGAATGGATTCCCGCCGGTGGTTGCCGACCAGGAACCCGAGAAGTCAAACGACAAAGCGTCAAAGGTCAAATTGCCCAAAGCGTAA
- a CDS encoding ATP-binding cassette domain-containing protein: MDSSQFADAVSPDDQSILRALTRIGQSIGLPIDLADVLSNESMPEDEDPLWVLQTSAMQGGIVLDETRLDSGAEAFGFLAEGNPILLAYSDGSLRVLEKANWRSVEMFSTNDQVNSKVISRYKLGQLFATSPAPRMFIARKEFECDSISATSHGHGGHHEHPTPMRRFITLLNLDRRDIWMVVLFALVAGVLSLATPLAVESLVNVVSWGTQLQPLIILGLMLLTCLTIAGVLNVLQTVVVEIIQRRQFVRIASDLAHRFPRANQEHLRGECPRELANRFFDIMTIQKATAVLLLDGVSIVLTTVLGMIVLAFYHPFLLGFDIVLVIAMVSIIWLLGRNGIRSSIEESIAKYRVAHWLQDVIAQPSVFKSSGGEALAIQRTDRLTADYIAARQRQFRVVIRQVSFAIAVQTLASTAVLALGGWLVIGGALTLGQLVASELIVTVVVGAFAKGGKSLEKFYDLMAAIDKVGHLVDVPADQKIEIGPTEDGPAEVTWSALTFRGTAWSSKIPAATIQPGERVAITGDDISGRSCLARSIAGLMDVPEGLIQIAGIEAAQAATSGMGKLVSYAGPRDVFHGTVRENIDLGRRGIGQHRVREVTGQVGLTATIEQLSNGLQTSLQTGGYPLSQEQVMRLLIARALAIRPKLLVIDGLLDELDASVRNSLWPHIAPSNPSWTLLVFTNRKDIAEHCDHTLYIRRP; the protein is encoded by the coding sequence ATGGACTCATCCCAATTTGCTGACGCGGTTTCTCCGGATGACCAGTCGATTTTGCGAGCCCTGACTCGGATCGGGCAAAGCATTGGGCTGCCGATTGATCTGGCCGACGTGCTGTCCAACGAATCCATGCCCGAAGACGAAGACCCGTTGTGGGTGCTGCAAACGAGCGCGATGCAGGGTGGTATCGTGCTGGACGAAACGCGTTTGGATTCCGGTGCCGAGGCATTTGGCTTTCTCGCCGAGGGCAACCCGATCTTGCTGGCCTACAGCGACGGTTCGCTGAGAGTCCTCGAAAAAGCCAATTGGCGATCCGTCGAGATGTTCTCGACCAACGACCAAGTCAACTCGAAGGTGATCAGCCGCTACAAACTCGGCCAACTTTTCGCGACGTCACCTGCTCCACGGATGTTCATCGCTCGGAAAGAGTTCGAATGCGATTCGATCTCGGCCACCTCGCATGGTCACGGAGGCCATCACGAGCATCCCACGCCGATGCGTCGTTTCATCACGCTGCTGAATTTGGACCGCCGCGACATTTGGATGGTAGTCCTGTTTGCACTCGTCGCCGGGGTGCTGAGTTTGGCGACACCGCTCGCGGTCGAGTCGTTGGTCAACGTGGTTAGCTGGGGCACTCAGCTTCAGCCGCTGATCATCTTGGGGCTGATGCTGTTGACGTGTCTCACCATCGCCGGCGTGCTGAACGTATTGCAAACCGTCGTCGTCGAAATAATCCAGCGTCGGCAATTCGTCCGAATCGCCAGCGACCTCGCCCATCGATTTCCCCGAGCCAACCAAGAACACCTTCGCGGCGAGTGCCCGCGAGAACTCGCCAACCGTTTCTTTGACATCATGACGATCCAAAAAGCGACCGCGGTGCTGTTGCTCGATGGTGTCTCGATCGTCCTGACGACTGTCTTGGGGATGATCGTCTTGGCGTTCTACCATCCGTTCCTACTTGGGTTCGACATCGTGTTGGTCATCGCGATGGTTTCGATCATTTGGTTGCTCGGACGCAATGGCATCCGCTCGTCGATCGAAGAGTCCATTGCCAAGTACCGCGTCGCGCATTGGTTGCAGGACGTCATCGCCCAACCCTCCGTGTTCAAATCCAGCGGCGGCGAAGCTCTGGCCATCCAGCGAACCGACCGACTGACAGCGGATTACATTGCCGCGCGTCAAAGACAATTTCGTGTTGTCATCCGCCAGGTCAGTTTCGCGATCGCCGTGCAAACGCTCGCTTCAACCGCGGTCCTCGCACTCGGTGGTTGGTTGGTCATTGGCGGAGCGTTGACGCTGGGTCAGTTGGTCGCCAGCGAACTGATTGTGACCGTCGTCGTTGGGGCGTTCGCCAAAGGCGGCAAGTCGCTCGAGAAGTTTTATGACTTGATGGCTGCCATCGACAAAGTCGGTCACTTGGTCGACGTCCCCGCCGATCAAAAGATTGAAATTGGCCCCACCGAAGATGGCCCGGCCGAAGTGACTTGGTCCGCACTGACGTTTCGGGGCACGGCATGGTCATCCAAGATCCCCGCCGCGACCATTCAACCCGGCGAACGAGTCGCGATCACCGGCGATGACATCAGCGGCCGATCCTGCCTGGCTCGTTCGATCGCGGGATTGATGGACGTCCCCGAAGGTCTGATTCAAATCGCGGGCATCGAAGCCGCCCAGGCCGCCACGTCCGGAATGGGCAAATTGGTCAGCTACGCCGGTCCGCGTGACGTCTTCCACGGAACCGTTCGCGAAAACATTGACTTGGGTCGTCGCGGCATCGGGCAACACCGAGTCCGTGAAGTGACCGGGCAAGTCGGGCTGACTGCGACGATCGAGCAACTCTCTAACGGGCTGCAAACGTCACTGCAAACCGGTGGCTACCCGCTCTCGCAGGAACAAGTCATGCGGCTACTGATCGCGCGAGCGTTGGCCATTCGACCCAAATTGCTGGTCATCGATGGTTTGCTGGACGAACTGGATGCTTCCGTCCGAAATTCGCTGTGGCCACACATCGCACCGTCGAACCCCAGTTGGACATTGCTCGTCTTTACCAATCGAAAAGACATCGCCGAACACTGCGATCACACCTTGTACATCCGCCGCCCGTGA
- a CDS encoding response regulator transcription factor: protein MNESTVFLIEESFADGESVSRFLQSYDLRVERFDHPSQFYESHDPGTPGCLVLDLNVSLVAGITLAEQISQQGYCPPYIILGGEPRTCDLARAMRSGARDFFEKPLDVSLFVERVREAIAHDEQQRRQWEADQSVQKRINSLSPRERQILTLVMDGKLSKQIASKLDISIKTVEAHRANILRKMHVDSFIQVVCLIANKRELLDTQVRSVA from the coding sequence GTGAACGAATCCACGGTATTTCTGATTGAGGAATCATTTGCAGACGGAGAATCCGTTTCGCGATTCTTGCAGTCGTATGATTTGAGGGTCGAGCGTTTCGATCACCCGAGCCAATTCTATGAATCACACGATCCGGGAACTCCCGGGTGTCTCGTTCTGGACCTGAATGTCTCGTTGGTCGCCGGAATCACGCTCGCGGAACAAATTTCGCAACAGGGCTACTGCCCTCCCTACATCATCTTGGGCGGCGAGCCTCGGACTTGCGACCTTGCTCGCGCAATGCGGAGCGGTGCTCGGGACTTCTTCGAGAAACCGCTCGATGTTTCGTTGTTTGTCGAACGTGTGCGAGAGGCGATTGCACACGACGAACAGCAGCGACGACAGTGGGAAGCGGACCAAAGCGTCCAGAAACGCATCAATTCGCTGAGCCCACGCGAACGCCAGATTCTGACATTGGTGATGGACGGGAAGTTGTCGAAACAGATCGCTTCCAAACTCGACATTTCCATCAAAACGGTGGAGGCTCACCGTGCAAACATCTTGCGAAAGATGCACGTCGATTCGTTCATCCAAGTCGTTTGCCTGATCGCCAACAAACGGGAACTGCTGGATACGCAGGTTCGCTCAGTCGCGTAG
- a CDS encoding prenyltransferase/squalene oxidase repeat-containing protein: MTTVSKPPMIPVAGVADAPPIASWDNLETLWADPNIVRGVAFVAVTFLVITIVLFRRRKASGRGAAIVCLILSVGLHGVLILYVPKLSVFWSGGGPVSDSAADAGAADIAVSMFDPEMLETLQDSADAPAEPSPLAALKLPEPLIPEREMESETAEQLASDDTTPEPESDPTPPPAEIPLPSMPAVLASSAMPTQPALTETNDTEAVATDALDSSIDDWLQTALTEPIAESDPETIEQSSPEMTTPPSNVGQSNTVRSTDEAAIAKIASVRSAASLPKEPSAGTIDEDFASRAGAAKAQALIQNGGDADTEAAVEAALRYLASQQRSDGAWDPKTTGAGQERAPLGLHRGGAGRNAETAITGLALLSMLGSGHTHQEGEHRDTVYRGLAFLLSRQRTDGSLASNASVYAAHYSHAMAGLALAETAAMTSDPSAMEATKRAIAYTRSMQHPVTGGWRYNRGDTGDLSQLGWQALLIDSADRSDAVPKNRRMSDGIARFLDSVRRGRSGGQACYRPGEPTSPTMTAEALATRLLIGQKLPDATIREAESVLLANLPGQGNGPDNYYYWYYATMALHQLQDDAWDTWNAALKQRLLSTQQPDGSWSDQSLWGGYGGTVYTTSMATLCLESYYRHSRRPE; encoded by the coding sequence ATGACCACCGTTTCCAAACCGCCGATGATCCCGGTAGCAGGCGTCGCCGACGCACCGCCGATCGCTTCGTGGGACAACTTGGAAACTCTCTGGGCCGACCCCAACATCGTTCGCGGTGTCGCCTTTGTCGCGGTGACATTTTTGGTCATCACGATCGTTTTGTTTCGCCGTCGCAAAGCCAGCGGTCGCGGTGCAGCGATTGTGTGCTTGATCTTGTCGGTCGGTTTGCACGGCGTGTTGATTCTGTACGTGCCCAAGCTGTCCGTGTTCTGGTCCGGTGGCGGCCCAGTGTCCGATTCAGCCGCCGATGCCGGTGCAGCTGACATCGCGGTCTCGATGTTTGATCCGGAGATGCTAGAAACCCTGCAAGATTCCGCCGACGCGCCCGCGGAACCGTCGCCGCTAGCAGCACTTAAGCTGCCCGAACCGTTGATCCCCGAACGCGAAATGGAATCGGAAACGGCCGAGCAACTGGCGTCGGACGATACGACGCCCGAGCCGGAATCTGACCCAACGCCTCCGCCCGCGGAGATCCCATTGCCATCGATGCCAGCCGTGCTAGCTTCCTCCGCGATGCCGACACAGCCCGCTCTAACTGAGACGAACGATACCGAAGCCGTCGCGACGGACGCTCTCGATTCCAGCATCGACGATTGGTTGCAAACCGCGTTGACGGAACCCATCGCCGAGTCCGATCCGGAAACCATCGAACAATCTTCGCCGGAGATGACAACGCCGCCATCGAACGTTGGCCAATCAAATACAGTTCGCTCGACCGATGAAGCCGCGATCGCAAAAATCGCCTCGGTTCGTTCAGCAGCATCGCTTCCCAAGGAACCATCCGCAGGAACGATCGACGAGGACTTCGCATCACGAGCCGGAGCGGCCAAAGCACAGGCCTTGATTCAAAACGGCGGCGACGCGGACACAGAAGCCGCTGTCGAAGCAGCACTCCGATACCTGGCATCGCAACAACGCAGCGATGGAGCCTGGGATCCCAAAACCACCGGCGCGGGTCAAGAACGAGCTCCCTTGGGTCTGCATCGTGGTGGCGCCGGTCGCAATGCTGAAACCGCAATCACGGGGCTGGCGTTGCTATCGATGCTCGGTTCCGGACACACGCACCAAGAAGGCGAACACCGCGACACCGTTTACCGCGGTCTCGCGTTCCTGCTGTCGCGGCAACGAACCGACGGATCCCTCGCCAGCAACGCGTCAGTCTACGCGGCGCACTACAGCCACGCGATGGCGGGATTGGCTCTCGCCGAAACCGCCGCGATGACCTCCGACCCATCCGCGATGGAGGCCACCAAACGAGCGATCGCCTACACCCGTTCGATGCAACATCCCGTCACCGGCGGCTGGCGTTACAACCGTGGCGACACCGGTGACCTCAGCCAACTGGGATGGCAAGCCTTGCTGATCGACTCGGCCGATCGATCCGACGCGGTGCCCAAGAATCGACGCATGTCTGACGGAATCGCTCGCTTCCTAGATTCAGTCCGGCGAGGCCGTTCAGGCGGACAAGCTTGCTATCGTCCCGGTGAACCGACATCACCGACCATGACCGCCGAAGCGCTCGCGACACGATTGTTGATCGGTCAGAAGTTGCCCGACGCAACCATCCGCGAAGCCGAATCGGTATTGCTGGCCAACTTGCCCGGCCAAGGCAACGGGCCCGACAATTATTACTACTGGTACTACGCCACGATGGCCCTTCATCAGCTGCAGGACGACGCCTGGGATACCTGGAACGCGGCACTGAAACAACGGCTGCTCTCGACGCAGCAACCCGATGGTTCGTGGTCGGATCAATCGCTGTGGGGCGGCTATGGCGGGACGGTTTACACCACTTCGATGGCCACGCTGTGCTTGGAAAGCTACTACCGTCACTCAAGACGTCCTGAATAG
- a CDS encoding ExbD/TolR family protein, which yields MKRNRGTEDATINLTPMIDVVFLLVIFFMVSSKMDSSDSGVQVNVASADMQSMARTPDQRIVEVRNDGSLLLDGTPMSSEQLTKTLKQQRSVYPGLQVSVRGDSDSSLHHVVKVMRQIELAGVQKMGVSERR from the coding sequence ATGAAACGCAATCGCGGAACCGAAGACGCGACGATCAACTTGACGCCCATGATCGATGTGGTGTTCCTGCTGGTGATCTTTTTCATGGTCAGCAGCAAGATGGATTCCAGCGACAGCGGCGTGCAAGTCAATGTGGCTTCGGCCGACATGCAATCGATGGCCCGAACGCCCGATCAACGCATCGTCGAAGTTCGCAACGACGGATCGCTGTTGTTGGACGGCACACCGATGTCGTCCGAACAACTGACTAAAACACTCAAACAACAACGTTCGGTGTATCCCGGACTGCAAGTCTCCGTGCGTGGCGACAGCGACAGTTCGCTTCATCATGTCGTGAAAGTCATGCGCCAAATCGAACTCGCCGGTGTGCAAAAGATGGGCGTCAGCGAACGACGCTAA
- a CDS encoding MotA/TolQ/ExbB proton channel family protein, which translates to MNSHRNETRPNANRLRPTLAVASRFLPVVVLTVGLSIWSNWHASAIAQNFGNQGYSQPRANNGFGNTYNDPYSSGNNQNSFGGGQYGASEPVAQIATRNTAGNAGGMSIPEAPATDQLAGEGEATEASEASWEPPAFVTKIAEGGMLMIPLAVCSLIVLGLSMERMIALRRSRVIPKPFVRRFTECVEDGQLSYEEATSICDEFDCPVAEVFHAAVRRWGRPMLEIEQAVIDAGDRVGDSLRRFLRVFHAISNVTPLIGLLGTVLGMIQAFETIADPSAGESDLLASGISTALMTTAGGLSVAIPAYLAYMYFGAKSDGYLGEIDKLCQRVIDCISAEGLENAGTAKAPRKRRAA; encoded by the coding sequence ATGAATTCACATCGAAACGAGACTCGTCCCAACGCCAACCGCTTGCGTCCAACGCTCGCGGTCGCGTCGCGATTTTTACCGGTCGTCGTGCTGACGGTCGGGTTGTCGATTTGGTCGAACTGGCACGCCTCCGCCATCGCTCAGAACTTCGGCAACCAAGGCTACAGCCAACCGCGTGCGAACAACGGCTTTGGCAACACCTACAACGATCCCTACAGCTCGGGCAACAATCAAAATTCCTTTGGTGGTGGTCAATACGGAGCCTCCGAACCTGTCGCCCAGATCGCGACTCGCAACACTGCCGGCAACGCCGGTGGAATGTCGATCCCGGAAGCCCCCGCGACCGATCAACTCGCGGGCGAAGGCGAAGCCACCGAAGCATCGGAAGCCTCTTGGGAACCGCCGGCATTCGTCACCAAGATTGCCGAAGGCGGAATGTTGATGATCCCGTTGGCGGTTTGCTCGTTGATCGTCTTGGGACTTTCGATGGAACGCATGATCGCGCTGCGTCGCAGTCGTGTGATCCCGAAACCGTTTGTCCGTCGATTCACCGAATGTGTCGAAGACGGCCAACTCAGCTACGAAGAAGCCACCTCGATCTGCGACGAATTTGATTGCCCGGTCGCGGAAGTCTTCCACGCCGCGGTTCGTCGCTGGGGCCGGCCGATGCTGGAAATCGAACAAGCCGTGATTGACGCGGGCGACCGTGTCGGTGATTCATTGCGACGATTCCTACGCGTCTTTCACGCGATCAGCAACGTGACACCGCTGATTGGATTGTTGGGCACCGTTCTGGGAATGATCCAAGCCTTTGAAACGATCGCTGATCCCAGCGCCGGCGAAAGCGACCTGCTCGCATCGGGAATCAGCACCGCTCTGATGACAACGGCCGGCGGACTCAGCGTCGCAATTCCGGCTTACCTGGCATACATGTACTTCGGTGCCAAATCAGACGGGTACCTCGGCGAGATCGACAAACTCTGCCAACGGGTGATCGATTGCATCTCCGCCGAAGGACTGGAAAACGCTGGCACAGCCAAGGCTCCTCGTAAACGACGGGCAGCCTGA